From the genome of Nicotiana sylvestris chromosome 2, ASM39365v2, whole genome shotgun sequence, one region includes:
- the LOC104249332 gene encoding uncharacterized protein codes for MEKSNQPQKNILNNYLGRGLKLDVSAIKAIRNTYCDSPSRSSENVLPLSRPSFELLYETPERSANQRRLQMGSSIREIREQRIEGLTIVSQVPSHSTPKSYNQVAKPNMDELGISNHKPTRKLDVKKLAKGVGDEFQDIQFQFVKHNKRRKIDGASGQIANLKVFWRN; via the exons ATGGAGAAGTCAAATCAAccacaaaaaaatattttgaacaaCTATTTGGGCAGAGGATTGAAATTGGATGTCTCGGCTATCAAGGCTATCAGGAATACCTATTGTGATTCTCCTTCAAGAAGTAGTGAAAATGTTTTACCACTTTCTCGTCCCAGCTTTGAGTTGTTGTATGAAACTCCTGAAAGGTCTGCAAACCAAAGGCGTTTGCAGATGGGTAGTTCAATTAGGGAGATTAGGGAGCAAAGGATCGAGGGTCTGACAATTGTTTCTCAAGTACCTTCACACTCTACTCCCAAAAGTTATAATCAAGTTGCAAAACCAAACATGGATGAATTAGGTATAAGTAACCATAAACCGACAAGAAAGTTAGATGTGAAGAAACTAGCAAAAGGGGTTGGAGATGAATTTCAGGATATACAATTTCAGTTTGTGAAACACAACAAAAGAAGAAAGATTGATGGGGCCAGCGGGCAGATAGCAAATTTGAAG GTGTTTTGGAGGAATTAA